DNA sequence from the Longimicrobium sp. genome:
ACCCGGTGGGCATGGCGGGCCGGGTGGACCCGGTGGATACAGCGGCGGCCGCGGCGGTCCTGGGGGCGGCGGCGGCGGTGTGTTCATGGGCGGCGAGCACGAGCTTTCCATCGATGTGGAGTTCGAGGCGGGCGAGGACGAAACGTTCAGCCGCACGCGGCGCGAGCTCTTCGAAAACGACGGCAGCCCCACGGACGAGCCCGTGGAGCTGCGGGTGCGCGACGACGTGGGTGCCGAGCGCGAGATGCAGCTGCGCACCGACTACGTGCGCCCGTGGGGACCCAAGGGGCGGCTGGAGGTGGGATACCGGGCCGAGGTGCAGGACACCGACGACGACCGGATGCTGGAGGTGTTCGCGGACGAGGGCCAGCCGGGCATCGTGGCCACGAACATGGCGTTCGCCTACCGGCAGACGCTGCACTCGGCGTACGGCACCGCGTCGCGCACGCTGGGCGCGTTCACGCTGCAGGGCGGGCTGCGGGCCGAGCACGCCGACACCAGGCTGACGCTGCCCGGGGCGGTGCAGGAGTACGACAACGCCTACCTCAGCCTTTTTCCCAGCGCCAACGTTCGGTGGGATCTGGGCGATGGGCGCGACCTGCGCCTTTCGTACTCGCGGCGGGTTCGGCGCCCGCGGCCGCAGATTCTGAATCCCACGAACCTGTCCACCGATCCGCTGAACCGCACGGTGGGCAACCCGGAGCTGGAGCCCCAGTACTCCAGCTCCGTGAGCCTGGACGCCAGCTGGACCACGGCGTTCGGAACGCTGCGCACCTCGCCCTTCTACCGCCGCACGGACAACGACTGGACGCAGATCAAGACGGTGGACGCGGCCGGCGTGTCGACGGTGACGTGGGAGAACGTGGCCTCGCTTACATCGTACGGCACCTCGCTGAGCGTGTCCGTGCGGCCGATCGGGGGGATCAGCGGCAACGTGAGCGTGAACGGTGCGCGCGAGGTGCGCAACGCCAGCAACCTGGCGCTGGACTACTCGGGCGATGCGTTCCGCTGGGGCGCGCGCGGGAACGTGAGCGCGCGGATCACCGAGACGCTGGCGATGCAGGGGATGGCCTCGTACAACCCGGCGCGCGACGTGCCGCAGGGCCGCGTGTCGTCGTCGCTGATGACGCACGTGGGGCTGCGCCAGCAGCTGTGGAACAACCGCGCGACGCTGAACCTGATGGTGACGGACCCGTTCGACCTGTACCGCTCGTCGTTCACCACGAGCGACCCGTCGCACGTGCAGATCGGCCGCAGCCAGTGGAGCGCGCGCAGCGCCACGCTGAGCTTCTCGTACGCGTTCGGCCGCCCGCCACGCGACCGGCGCGACCGGGCTCAAGACGAGGAGCAGGAGGAGTCGGTCATCCGCTGACCGTTGACCGTCGCGTCGACCCCCCGGCTCCGCGGGGTCCAGGAAGAGGAGGCGGTCATCCGCTGACCCGGCCCCGCTGTGGCGACTAAAGTCGCGGCTGGAAAGGCACGAAGTCCGCCTTCGCGGACTGCTCGCGTGGTTGGCCGCCCTTCGGATGGTGGGATGCGCGTGCAGGTGAAGCCCCGAGCGGGACGCGACAGCGGCCCGCGTCGGGGCTTTCCGCTTTCCGAGCGGCGGGTTCACCCCGCTCGATGAGGCGTGGCGCATCCAAAACTCCGGTGCGCCTTGGACCCGGGCGCAATCCAAGACTCTCGTGCGCTTCGCCTGCTGTGTGGCGGATCCCTCGGTCGCTGCCGGGTGAGGCGTACAGGCAGGTCAGCCGTGGCCGCTCCGTCGGGATGACAGACGCGCTTCGGCAGGTATGGGCGGAATCCACGGGCCGCTCCGTCGGGATGACAGATGCGCGTTGGCGGAGTCTTGCGTCGTCATCCACTTCGGGTTTTATTCGGATACGAAGAGAACCCGAAGCAGGAGTGTTCGATGGATGCGATGACGTTGGAGCAGAAGCTGGAGCTGCTGATCGGCCTGGCGGGCGACGACCGCGACGGGGCGCCTGGTAAGGACCGCGCAATGCTTCCGCCCCGGCTGCGACACGCCAACGACGTGGGCGCGCTGCGGCCGGTGAACATCCGCGAGCTGCGCGTGGCCGGCAAAGGCAAGCTGTCGCTGATGCGCATCCTGATGACCAACGCGTGCAGCTTCAACTGCCACTACTGCCCCATGCGCCGCGACCGCGCCATGCCGCGCACGCTGCTGAAGCCCGAGGAGCTGGTGAAGATCTTCCTCGATGCCTTCCATCGCGGCTGGTGCAGCGGGCTGTTCATCACCACGGGCATTCCCGGCCGGCCCGTGAAGGTGATGGACGACCTGATCCAGGTGATGGAGCTGCTACGCGAGAAGCACCGCTTTACCGGATACGTCCACGTGAAGATGGTGCCGGGCGGGCAGGCGGCGCAGATCGAGCGGCTGACGGCGCTGGCCAGCCGCGTGTCGCTGAACCTGGAGGCGCCCTGCGGATCGTCGCTCGCGCAGATCGCGCCCGAAAAGAGCCTCGACACCTCGCTGGCCAGCCTGGAGCAGGCGCGCAGGCTGGTTTCGCGCGAGCGCGGGGAGCGGCGCGACGGCAAGCCCGGCGACCCGCTGCACCCCGGCGGAGCCTCGGGAATGACCATGCAGTTCGTCGTGGGCGCCACGCCCGACAGCGACCGCACGCTGCTGGGCAAGGTGACGGAGCTGTACGCCCGTGGCGGCATCCATCACGCGCACTTCAGCGCCTTTCGCCCCATCCGCGACACCCCTCTGGAGAACGCGCCCGAAACGCCGGTGCTACGCGAGAACCGGCTGTACCAGGCCGACTACCTGGTGCGCCAGTACGGCTTCGGGGCAGACGAGGTGGTGTTCGACGAGCGCGGCAACCTGCCGCTGGGCAACGATCCCAAGACCTCGTGGGCGCTCGCCCACCCGGAGCGCTTTCCCGTGGAGGTGAAGACGACCTCGTACGAAGACCTGGTGCGCGTCCCAGGAATTGGGCCGGGGACGGCGAAGCGCATCGTGGCGGAGCGTGCGACCACCGTCCTGCGCGGTTTGGCGGACCTGCGGAAGCTGGGCGCGGTCACCACGCGCGCGGCGGGGTTCCTGACGTTGGGCGGCAAGCGCCTGCAGACGGTGAAGTGGACGGAGCAGCTTGGGTTCTGGGGCCCGGACGATGATACCGGCCGCCATCACCTGACCTACAGCGTCAGCCCCGGCACCTTCCGGTAGGTCAGGGGCGGGTGCGGCTGGACC
Encoded proteins:
- a CDS encoding radical SAM protein; the protein is MDAMTLEQKLELLIGLAGDDRDGAPGKDRAMLPPRLRHANDVGALRPVNIRELRVAGKGKLSLMRILMTNACSFNCHYCPMRRDRAMPRTLLKPEELVKIFLDAFHRGWCSGLFITTGIPGRPVKVMDDLIQVMELLREKHRFTGYVHVKMVPGGQAAQIERLTALASRVSLNLEAPCGSSLAQIAPEKSLDTSLASLEQARRLVSRERGERRDGKPGDPLHPGGASGMTMQFVVGATPDSDRTLLGKVTELYARGGIHHAHFSAFRPIRDTPLENAPETPVLRENRLYQADYLVRQYGFGADEVVFDERGNLPLGNDPKTSWALAHPERFPVEVKTTSYEDLVRVPGIGPGTAKRIVAERATTVLRGLADLRKLGAVTTRAAGFLTLGGKRLQTVKWTEQLGFWGPDDDTGRHHLTYSVSPGTFR
- a CDS encoding TonB-dependent receptor domain-containing protein; the protein is MSPFKFLGRMLAFSAALAAFPVAAHAQAGTVTGTVVEAADGRPLASVRVTLHAGGDTSAVAGAQTDAAGRFRIQAAPGRYSLRAALLGYSPHRADAVVPAGAPADLGTIRLASSVLLLGEVEVVAERSAVVVAPDRTIYTTRDMPVASGGVANDVLRAVPELEVGVTGGVQLRGTAAQIYLNGRPAPMQGEQLELFLQQFPADRIERIEVIPNPSSRFEAEGAGGIVNVVLHRDVDLGLSGNVFTNASSRGEVGAGGRLTYQSGAWTLFGGGFLRRSDRRTTSFDLRQNLLASPVTLLEQDAWREDQGLSGNLDFSAEYQLSRASSLHAEGAVWRNQNDADGVTRYTRMNEARTPLELYDRALDDSRNSVSADFSAGFRHSFAAAARRRTTERGGEGAPGRGAPGGHGGPGGPGGYSGGRGGPGGGGGGVFMGGEHELSIDVEFEAGEDETFSRTRRELFENDGSPTDEPVELRVRDDVGAEREMQLRTDYVRPWGPKGRLEVGYRAEVQDTDDDRMLEVFADEGQPGIVATNMAFAYRQTLHSAYGTASRTLGAFTLQGGLRAEHADTRLTLPGAVQEYDNAYLSLFPSANVRWDLGDGRDLRLSYSRRVRRPRPQILNPTNLSTDPLNRTVGNPELEPQYSSSVSLDASWTTAFGTLRTSPFYRRTDNDWTQIKTVDAAGVSTVTWENVASLTSYGTSLSVSVRPIGGISGNVSVNGAREVRNASNLALDYSGDAFRWGARGNVSARITETLAMQGMASYNPARDVPQGRVSSSLMTHVGLRQQLWNNRATLNLMVTDPFDLYRSSFTTSDPSHVQIGRSQWSARSATLSFSYAFGRPPRDRRDRAQDEEQEESVIR